The following coding sequences lie in one Glycine max cultivar Williams 82 chromosome 19, Glycine_max_v4.0, whole genome shotgun sequence genomic window:
- the LOC100804678 gene encoding wall-associated receptor kinase-like 20, protein MFLPLILHAKMIAESNMRPNFHFCYAFLLILVLGHHTSSQKTCTNCGSMQVPYPLSTDSTCGDPHYKLRCDPHSQRLFFDTLNGSSYLVLRIMSSNQRMVVEPSPWLPGSCVTQDMPRSNGIWLNQSLPFNITSSNTVFLFNCSPRLLVSPLNCTSSSICHRYLENSGHVDTKRALECANDLHPCCTFLAGGIPSAYRIRLHDSGCKAFRSIIHLNQDKPPNQWEEGLEIQWAPPPEPVCKTQRDCSEDSKCSPTSRNGLFRCLCNGGHIWNPFEATCVRYERKSKWKTSLVVSIGVVVTFFSLAVVLTIITKSCKLSTYKENQAKEREDKLKSSAVEKPCRMFQLKEVKRATNGFSHERFLGSGGFGEVFKGELQDGTLVAVKKARVGNLKSTQQVLNEVAILSQVNHKNLVRLLGCCVESELPLMIYEYISNGTLYDHLHGRYCSNFLDWKTRLKVAFQTAEALAYLHSAAHTPIYHRDIKSTNILLDDEFNAKVSDFGLSRLASPGLSHVSTCAQGTLGYLDPEYYRNYQLTDKSDVYSYGVVLLELLTSQKAIDFNRDQDDVNLAIHVNQHASNGTIMEVVDQRLLISVETLLGDKMFTSIKLFLELALECLREKKGERPNMRDIVQRLLCIIRIVEQE, encoded by the coding sequence ATGTTCCTTCCCCTAATTCTCCATGCAAAAATGATTGCTGAATCAAACATGAGACCCAACTTCCATTTTTGCTATGCCTTTCTTCTTATCCTTGTCCTTGGCCATCACACTTCTTCACAGAAGACTTGTACAAATTGTGGCTCTATGCAAGTTCCGTACCCTTTGAGCACAGATTCAACTTGTGGTGATCCACACTACAAGCTTCGTTGTGATCCCCACTCTCAAAGGCTTTTCTTCGACACCCTCAACGGAAGTTCCTATCTTGTTCTAAGAATCATGTCTTCAAACCAACGCATGGTGGTAGAGCCATCACCTTGGTTACCAGGTTCATGTGTCACACAAGACATGCCTAGAAGCAATGGTATATGGTTAAACCAGTCACTCCCTTTCAACATAACTTCATCCAACACAGTGTTCCTCTTTAACTGTTCCCCGCGCCTCTTGGTTTCTCCACTTAACTGCACTTCTTCTAGTATTTGCCATCGTTATTTGGAGAATTCAGGCCATGTTGACACAAAAAGAGCACTTGAGTGTGCAAATGATCTTCACCCTTGTTGCACTTTTCTAGCTGGAGGGATACCTTCAGCTTACAGAATCAGGCTTCATGATTCTGGCTGCAAAGCATTCAGAAGCATAATTCATTTGAACCAAGACAAGCCTCCGAATCAGTGGGAGGAAGGGCTTGAAATCCAATGGGCTCCTCCACCTGAACCAGTGTGCAAGACACAAAGGGATTGCTCTGAAGACTCTAAGTGTTCCCCTACAAGTAGAAATGGCCTATTTCGCTGTCTTTGTAATGGGGGACACATTTGGAACCCTTTTGAAGCAACCTGTGTCAGGTATGAGAGAAAATCCAAATGGAAAACCAGCTTGGTGGTCTCAATAGGGGTTGTTGttacttttttctctcttgctgTGGTTCTGACCATCATCACAAAGTCCTGCAAACTCTCTACCTATAAAGAGAATCAGGCCAAGGAAAGAGAAGATAAGCTGAAATCAAGTGCTGTGGAGAAGCCTTGCAGGATGTTTCAACTGAAAGAGGTGAAGAGAGCAACAAACGGTTTTTCCCACGAGAGGTTCTTGGGGAGTGGTGGCTTTGGGGAAGTTTTCAAAGGTGAATTACAAGATGGAACATTGGTGGCTGTGAAGAAAGCTAGAGTGGGAAACCTGAAAAGCACCCAACAAGTGCTTAATGAGGTTGCAATACTCTCTCAAGTGAATCACAAGAACCTGGTCAGGCTCTTGGGGTGTTGTGTGGAATCTGAGCTTCCACTGATGATCTATGAGTATATCTCAAATGGGACCCTCTATGACCATCTTCATGGTAGGTATTGTTCCAACTTTCTAGACTGGAAAACAAGGCTCAAAGTTGCTTTTCAAACTGCAGAAGCATTGGCTTACTTGCATTCTGCTGCACACACTCCAATCTACCATAGAGATATTAAGTCAACAAACATACTATTGGATGATGAATTCAATGCCAAGGTCTCAGATTTTGGACTCTCTAGATTGGCTAGCCCAGGACTGAGTCACGTGTCAACGTGTGCTCAGGGAACGTTGGGGTACTTGGATCCTGAATACTACCGCAACTACCAGTTAACAGATAAAAGTGATGTTTATAGTTATGGGGTGGTGTTGCTAGAGCTTTTGACATCACAGAAAGCGATTGACTTCAATCGTGATCAAGATGATGTCAACCTAGCCATTCATGTGAACCAACATGCCAGCAATGGTACAATCATGGAAGTGGTGGATCAAAGGCTTCTTATTTCCGTGGAGACCTTGTTGGGGGATAAAATGTTCACAAGCATAAAACTCTTCTTGGAGCTTGCACTTGAATGTCTAAGGGAGAAGAAAGGTGAAAGGCCTAATATGAGGGATATTGTTCAACGCTTACTATGCATAATTAGGATTGTAGAACAAGAGTGA
- the LOC100805210 gene encoding protein CHUP1, chloroplastic translates to MENTTSKPEVLIKPIILKAGVPLAVSFAGCIYAWFVAKKSLSKTSSLSLNEGSSHETNSHLEPNYEESCHSHSLSCLEDEGHSTTIDQSVVAESSMINDTPCLEEEINGLRSMIEGMHMKELALRLQFGRYCDMKEQETVVGEIKNMLSLETARVGFLDREISSMEMQNRRLESFVAQYLRVVEQIERWKSENRMLRRKFQKLMRKSKAQTRLAKEQASKLKLEEEEILRSRDALETKIDVIGKLEDKMEELQRALDQLQDEKNELLKKLDTAEKSYASKIEAGDVSREEYTKLLDELEQAKKERADEAKELIYLRWTNACLRHDLVRHHEQQQNQDKNHLELEFGRNDVLIHYDSEHELHNSLLEHHSDPSFDEHTRGHDHSDSACSKRTKLLERLKRWVDGSEKARVRHSVSKGAEEHLVPRRKSCSSA, encoded by the exons ATGGAAAACACAACATCAAAGCCTGAGGTCCTAATAAAGCCAATTATCCTCAAAGCTGGTGTTCCTTTGGCTGTGTCTTTTGCTGGTTGCATCTATGCTTGGTTCGTGGCAAAGAAAAGCCTCTCTAAAACCTCTTCTTTATCACTAAATGAAGGAAGTTCCCACGAAACCAATTCCCATCTTGAGCCAAACTATGAAGAAAGTTGTCATAGTCATAGCCTTTCATGTTTGGAAGATGAAGGACATAGTACAACAATAGATCAAAGTGTTGTTGCTGAAAGTTCGATGATCAATGACACCCCGTGTTTAGAAGAAGAGATTAATGGCCTGAGAAGCATGATTGAAGGTATGCATATGAAGGAGTTGGCCTTACGTTTGCAGTTTGGTCGCTATTGTGATATGAAAGAGCAAGAAACTGTGGTTGGGGAGATAAAAAACATGTTGTCACTGGAGACTGCTCGTGTTGGCTTCTTGGACAGGGAGATTTCGTCGATGGAGATGCAGAATAGGAGGTTGGAGAGTTTTGTTGCTCAATATCTCAGAGTTGTGGAACAGATTGAGCGTTGGAAATCTGAGAATAGAATGCTTCGGAGGAAGTTTCAGAAGCTAATGAGGAAATCAAAGGCACAAACCCGCCTCGCGAAGGAGCAGGCTTCGAAGCTCAAactggaagaagaagaaatcttgaGAAGCCGTGATGCCTTGGAAACAAAAATTGATGTCATAGGTAAACTTGAGGATAAAATGGAAGAGCTGCAGAGGGCTTTGGATCAATTGCAGGATGAGAAGAATGAACTTCTGAAGAAGCTTGACACAGCAGAAAAATCCTATGCTTCTAAG ATTGAAGCAGGAGATGTAAGTAGGGAAGAGTACACAAAGCTTCTGGATGAATTGGAGCAGGCCAAGAAAGAACGAGCAGATGAAGCTAAAGAACTGATTTACTTGCGGTGGACAAATGCTTGTTTAAGGCATGATCTAGTGAGGCACCATGAACAACAACAGAACCAGGATAAAAACCATTTAGAATTGGAATTTGGAAGAAATGATGTACTTATCCATTATGACTCAGAGCATGAACTACACAATTCCCTTTTGGAGCATCACAGTGATCCTTCCTTTGATGAGCATACTAGGGGTCATGATCACAGTGACAGTGCTTGTTCAAAAAGGACAAAGTTGCTTGAAAGGCTAAAGAGATGGGTTGATGGCAGTGAAAAAGCGAGGGTTAGGCATTCTGTTTCCAAAGGGGCAGAGGAACATCTAGTTCCTAGAAGGAAGTCATGCTCTAGTGCTTGA